One window of Sulfurospirillum sp. 1612 genomic DNA carries:
- the rplF gene encoding 50S ribosomal protein L6 has protein sequence MSRIGKQPVTIPAGIDVSVNDKVLVFKKGSVTKELDTKGNVDVKVDGNHIVFASKSDERKDRAFWGTYRSLSQNIIVGLTEGFKKSLEINGVGYRAAVKGNVLELQLGFSHPVNYEFPKDVQIAVEKNVVTISGTDKQVIGQIAAEIRAFRPPEPYKGKGVKYTDEVIIRKAGKTAKK, from the coding sequence ATGTCTCGTATTGGAAAACAACCAGTAACAATACCAGCAGGAATTGACGTATCTGTCAATGACAAGGTATTGGTATTTAAAAAAGGCAGTGTCACAAAAGAATTGGACACTAAAGGAAATGTTGATGTCAAAGTAGACGGTAATCATATCGTATTTGCATCTAAAAGTGATGAGAGAAAAGATCGTGCTTTTTGGGGTACCTACCGATCTCTTAGTCAAAACATCATCGTCGGTTTAACAGAAGGCTTCAAAAAGAGTCTTGAAATCAACGGTGTGGGTTATAGAGCAGCCGTCAAAGGTAATGTTCTAGAGTTGCAACTTGGTTTTTCACACCCTGTTAATTATGAATTTCCAAAAGATGTTCAAATTGCAGTAGAAAAAAATGTCGTAACAATATCAGGAACTGATAAGCAAGTTATTGGGCAAATTGCGGCTGAAATCAGAGCATTTAGACCACCAGAACCTTACAAAGGCAAAGGGGTTAAATATACAGACGAAGTTATTATCCGCAAAGCCGGTAAAACAGCTAAGAAATAG
- the rplO gene encoding 50S ribosomal protein L15, whose protein sequence is MALNNLTPAGNSTHKTKRVGRGQASGMGKTASRGSNGQKSRTGYSIKRGFEGGQQPLQRRLPKVGFYSGLVKPYVINIEKITTVAALEEITLDSLRSIHKISNSVKQVKLIGKGVAELASKIKDENVLYSGMNK, encoded by the coding sequence ATGGCACTAAATAATCTAACACCGGCAGGAAATTCAACTCACAAAACAAAACGTGTGGGTCGAGGACAAGCATCCGGTATGGGAAAAACAGCGAGCAGAGGATCAAATGGTCAAAAATCTCGTACAGGTTACAGTATTAAAAGAGGATTTGAAGGGGGTCAACAACCACTTCAACGAAGACTACCAAAAGTAGGCTTCTACTCTGGTCTTGTTAAACCTTATGTAATCAATATTGAAAAGATAACAACAGTAGCTGCTTTAGAAGAGATCACTCTAGATTCACTAAGAAGCATCCACAAAATATCCAATTCTGTTAAACAAGTTAAGTTGATAGGCAAGGGTGTAGCAGAACTTGCTTCAAAAATCAAAGACGAGAATGTCCTATACAGCGGAATGAACAAGTGA
- the rpsD gene encoding 30S ribosomal protein S4 → MARYRGPVEKLERRLGVSLALKGERRLAGKSALDKRPYAPGQHGQRRTKISEYGLQLREKQKAKFMYGVSEKQFRRLFSDANKKEGNTGSNLILLIERRLDNVAYRMGFATTRRFARQLVTHGHVLVNGRKVDIPSYTVKPGDKVEVCEKSKNNPQVVRALELTAQTGIVPWVDIDTSKVFGIFTRIPDREEVVIPVEERLIVELYSK, encoded by the coding sequence ATGGCGAGATATAGAGGACCAGTTGAAAAGTTGGAAAGAAGACTAGGTGTAAGCCTGGCTCTTAAAGGTGAGCGACGCCTTGCTGGTAAAAGTGCGCTAGATAAACGACCTTATGCCCCGGGTCAACATGGTCAAAGAAGAACAAAAATTAGTGAATATGGGCTTCAATTAAGAGAGAAGCAAAAAGCAAAATTTATGTATGGTGTTTCTGAAAAACAGTTTAGAAGATTGTTCTCAGATGCAAATAAAAAAGAAGGTAATACTGGTTCAAACTTGATATTATTGATTGAGAGAAGATTAGACAATGTTGCTTACCGTATGGGTTTTGCAACAACAAGAAGATTTGCACGTCAACTCGTCACTCATGGACATGTACTTGTCAATGGAAGAAAAGTAGATATCCCATCATATACAGTAAAACCTGGCGATAAAGTAGAAGTATGCGAAAAATCTAAAAATAACCCTCAAGTTGTTCGTGCGTTAGAGTTAACTGCACAAACAGGGATTGTCCCTTGGGTTGACATAGATACAAGCAAAGTGTTTGGTATATTTACTCGTATACCGGATCGTGAAGAAGTAGTTATTCCGGTTGAAGAGAGATTAATCGTTGAGCTATACTCTAAATAA
- the secY gene encoding preprotein translocase subunit SecY, which translates to MSKDLTKKILITLGFIFAYRILAYVPVPGVNLDVVKEFFNSNSSNALGMFNMFSGNAAKRLSIISLGIMPYITASIVMELLAATFPTLGKMKKERDGMVKYMQIIRYATIAITIVQAIGVSMGLGGLTGRSGESAVMIDMTTFTAIAAASMLTGTMLLMWIGEQITQRGIGNGISLIIFAGIVSGIPHAIGGTINLVNTGELNFLIVLAILVVILVTVGSIIYVEMGERRVPISYSRKVMMQNQHKRIMNYVPIKVNLSGVIPPIFASAILMFPSTLLQTSTNPIVLSIKDFLSPNSYVFNILTFLFVIFFSYFYASIVFNAKDISENLKKQGGFIPGVRPGVHTADFLNDVASRLTFWGAIYLGLISTLPWILVKVMGVPFYFGGTAVLIVVQVALDTMRKIEAQIYMSKYETLSAVGL; encoded by the coding sequence ATGAGTAAAGACTTAACTAAAAAAATTTTAATTACACTAGGATTCATATTTGCTTACAGAATTTTAGCTTATGTTCCAGTCCCTGGTGTCAATTTAGATGTTGTAAAAGAATTTTTTAATTCTAACAGCTCCAATGCACTGGGCATGTTCAACATGTTTAGTGGAAATGCAGCCAAACGATTGAGTATCATCTCTTTGGGAATTATGCCCTACATTACGGCATCAATCGTTATGGAACTATTAGCGGCAACCTTCCCGACTCTTGGAAAGATGAAAAAAGAGCGAGATGGTATGGTCAAATATATGCAAATCATCCGTTATGCTACGATTGCTATTACGATTGTTCAAGCCATCGGGGTCTCAATGGGACTGGGTGGATTGACAGGACGAAGTGGTGAGAGTGCGGTCATGATAGATATGACAACCTTTACTGCAATTGCGGCAGCTTCCATGTTAACAGGTACGATGTTACTGATGTGGATTGGTGAGCAAATTACGCAACGTGGTATCGGTAATGGTATCAGTTTAATCATCTTCGCAGGTATCGTCTCAGGCATTCCTCATGCAATAGGCGGCACGATTAACCTCGTCAATACCGGTGAGTTAAACTTCTTAATCGTCTTAGCCATCCTGGTGGTCATATTAGTGACGGTAGGATCGATTATTTATGTTGAGATGGGCGAGAGAAGGGTACCGATTTCGTATTCGAGAAAAGTGATGATGCAAAATCAACACAAAAGAATTATGAATTATGTGCCAATTAAAGTAAACTTAAGTGGTGTTATACCACCGATTTTTGCAAGTGCTATATTGATGTTTCCTTCAACCTTATTGCAAACAAGTACCAATCCAATAGTGTTGAGTATCAAGGACTTTTTGAGTCCAAATAGCTATGTATTTAATATTTTGACATTTTTATTTGTCATATTCTTTTCATATTTTTATGCATCGATTGTCTTTAATGCAAAAGATATATCTGAGAACCTTAAAAAACAAGGGGGCTTTATCCCTGGTGTCAGACCTGGCGTACACACAGCAGATTTTCTCAATGATGTGGCCAGTCGATTGACCTTTTGGGGCGCGATTTATCTTGGATTGATTTCAACCTTGCCATGGATCTTAGTCAAAGTAATGGGCGTGCCATTTTATTTTGGTGGAACGGCTGTATTGATTGTGGTTCAAGTGGCTTTGGATACGATGAGAAAAATAGAAGCTCAGATTTACATGAGCAAATATGAAACACTTAGTGCGGTAGGTTTGTAA
- the infA gene encoding translation initiation factor IF-1 has translation MAKDDVIEIDGKVVEALPNATFKVEVQNNHVILCHIAGKMRMHYIKIMPGDKVKVELTPYSLDKGRITYRYK, from the coding sequence ATGGCAAAAGATGATGTTATAGAGATCGATGGCAAAGTTGTAGAAGCTTTACCGAATGCAACCTTTAAGGTAGAAGTACAAAACAACCATGTGATTTTATGTCACATCGCTGGGAAAATGAGAATGCATTACATAAAAATAATGCCAGGTGATAAGGTGAAGGTAGAGTTAACCCCTTATAGTTTAGATAAAGGGCGAATCACATATAGATATAAGTAA
- the rplR gene encoding 50S ribosomal protein L18: MRTNVQKRKINLRLKRKRRIRANISGTSELVRVSIYKSNRALYAQAIDDVNAVTLASVDGNKLGLKANKEDAAKLAKTFAETLNAKGLSKVVFDRNGYLYHGVVAAFADGLRENGITL; this comes from the coding sequence ATGAGAACAAATGTACAAAAACGCAAAATTAATCTTAGATTAAAGCGTAAAAGAAGAATTAGAGCTAATATTTCTGGCACTAGCGAATTAGTTAGGGTATCGATTTACAAATCAAACCGAGCGTTGTATGCGCAAGCGATTGACGATGTAAACGCTGTGACACTAGCTAGCGTTGATGGAAATAAACTGGGTTTGAAAGCCAACAAAGAAGACGCTGCAAAACTTGCTAAAACTTTCGCAGAGACTCTCAATGCTAAAGGCTTGAGCAAAGTGGTTTTTGATAGAAACGGATATCTCTATCATGGTGTTGTGGCTGCATTCGCAGACGGCCTAAGAGAAAACGGTATTACACTGTAA
- the rpsK gene encoding 30S ribosomal protein S11: protein MAKRKVARKKVVKKNIAKGIIFISASFNNTVVTVTDEMGNVIAWSSAGSLGFKGSKKSTPYAAQQAVDDALAKAKEHGIKELGIKVQGPGSGRETAVKSVGASEGIRVSFLKDITPLPHNGCRPPKRRRV, encoded by the coding sequence ATGGCAAAAAGAAAAGTAGCTAGAAAAAAAGTTGTTAAGAAAAATATTGCAAAAGGGATAATCTTTATCTCTGCATCGTTCAATAACACTGTTGTAACTGTAACTGATGAGATGGGAAATGTTATTGCATGGAGTAGTGCTGGTAGCCTTGGTTTCAAAGGTAGCAAAAAATCAACTCCTTATGCGGCTCAACAAGCAGTTGATGACGCGCTTGCAAAAGCAAAAGAACATGGCATCAAAGAACTTGGAATTAAAGTACAAGGTCCTGGTAGCGGTCGTGAAACAGCGGTTAAGAGCGTCGGTGCATCAGAGGGTATTCGAGTGAGTTTTCTAAAAGACATTACTCCTTTACCGCACAACGGTTGTAGGCCTCCAAAAAGAAGAAGAGTTTAA
- the map gene encoding type I methionyl aminopeptidase, producing MAISLKTPAQIEKMRAANKIVAQTLNYLSKELRPGMTLKEINAMGEDFIYSHGAIPAFKGLYNFPAGVCTSVNQVIIHGIPTDYKIKEGDIVGLDIGTKLDGWFGDAAMTVGVGEISKQDEALIACAKDALYFAIETIEAGMRFKELSNEIEKFINARGFVALRSYCGHGIGRKPHEEPEIPNYLEGHNPKQGPKIKNGMVFCLEPMICFKEATAKVLSDKWSVVSTDGMNGSHYEHCVAVINNKAEILSVE from the coding sequence ATGGCAATTAGTCTTAAAACACCTGCTCAAATCGAAAAAATGCGTGCTGCGAATAAAATCGTAGCACAAACTCTCAACTACTTATCAAAAGAACTTCGCCCAGGCATGACACTCAAAGAGATCAATGCCATGGGGGAAGATTTTATCTATTCACACGGAGCTATTCCTGCATTTAAGGGACTCTATAATTTCCCAGCAGGTGTATGTACTTCCGTGAATCAAGTCATCATTCATGGTATACCGACAGATTATAAAATCAAAGAGGGCGATATTGTCGGTCTTGATATCGGTACGAAATTGGATGGTTGGTTTGGTGATGCCGCTATGACAGTTGGGGTAGGGGAAATCTCAAAACAGGATGAAGCACTGATTGCTTGTGCAAAAGATGCGCTTTATTTTGCGATTGAGACCATAGAAGCTGGGATGCGTTTTAAAGAATTGAGCAATGAAATAGAAAAATTTATTAATGCTAGAGGATTTGTAGCTTTGCGAAGTTATTGTGGTCATGGTATCGGAAGAAAGCCTCATGAAGAGCCTGAAATTCCAAATTATCTAGAAGGGCACAATCCAAAGCAAGGCCCAAAAATCAAAAATGGTATGGTATTTTGCTTAGAGCCTATGATCTGTTTCAAAGAAGCTACGGCCAAAGTCTTAAGTGATAAGTGGTCTGTTGTTTCAACAGATGGTATGAATGGCAGTCATTATGAACACTGTGTGGCAGTGATTAATAATAAAGCAGAAATTCTTTCAGTAGAGTAG
- the rpsM gene encoding 30S ribosomal protein S13 — translation MARIAGVDLPNKKRVEYALTYIYGIGLTTSRSILNATGISYDKRASELTEDEVAAIRNELQQNYSVEGDLRKKVAMDIKSLMDMGSYRGLRHRRGLPVRGQKTKTNARTRKGKKRTVGAKAK, via the coding sequence ATGGCAAGAATTGCAGGTGTAGACCTTCCAAACAAGAAGAGAGTAGAGTATGCTTTAACATACATTTACGGTATCGGTTTAACAACTTCTAGATCTATATTAAATGCGACAGGTATTTCTTATGATAAACGAGCAAGTGAGTTGACTGAAGATGAAGTTGCTGCGATCAGAAATGAATTGCAACAAAACTATTCCGTTGAAGGTGACTTGAGAAAAAAAGTCGCTATGGATATTAAATCCTTGATGGACATGGGTAGCTACAGAGGTCTAAGACATAGACGAGGACTTCCTGTTAGAGGTCAAAAAACAAAAACTAATGCGCGAACAAGAAAAGGTAAGAAACGAACCGTCGGCGCAAAAGCTAAATAG
- the rpsE gene encoding 30S ribosomal protein S5, with product MEKYNREEFEEVIVNIGRVTKVVKGGRRFRFTALVVVGNKNGLVGYGFGKAKEVPNAIKKAVDDAFKNIIEVNVKGSTIAHDIEVKFNASRILLKPASEGTGIIAGGATRPVVELAGIKDILTKSLGSNNASNVVRATLKALSMIKS from the coding sequence ATGGAAAAATATAATAGAGAAGAGTTTGAAGAAGTTATCGTTAATATTGGTCGTGTAACGAAAGTTGTCAAGGGTGGTAGAAGATTCCGATTTACAGCTTTAGTCGTTGTTGGTAACAAAAATGGTCTCGTAGGCTATGGTTTTGGTAAAGCCAAAGAGGTACCAAATGCGATTAAAAAAGCCGTGGATGATGCTTTCAAAAATATTATTGAAGTCAATGTAAAAGGCTCAACGATAGCACATGATATCGAAGTAAAATTCAATGCAAGTCGTATATTATTGAAGCCGGCTAGTGAAGGTACCGGAATCATCGCAGGTGGTGCAACACGTCCCGTCGTAGAACTTGCTGGTATTAAAGACATTTTGACAAAGTCATTGGGTTCAAACAATGCGTCAAATGTTGTACGAGCAACGCTTAAAGCGCTTAGCATGATAAAAAGCTAA
- the rpsH gene encoding 30S ribosomal protein S8: protein MINDLLADALTRIRNASMRKLDVTQLMHSKLVEAVLVVFQDKGYIESFNVVEEGNKKFIKVVLKYGNDANSVISEVKKISKPGRRVYKGKDDIKLFKNGYGTIVVSTSKGVLSNEDAHKAGLGGELLCSIW from the coding sequence ATGATTAATGATCTCTTAGCGGATGCATTGACAAGAATTAGAAATGCGTCAATGAGAAAATTAGATGTGACTCAATTGATGCATTCAAAACTTGTCGAAGCGGTCTTGGTAGTATTCCAAGATAAAGGTTATATCGAAAGTTTTAATGTTGTAGAAGAGGGTAACAAAAAATTTATAAAAGTTGTACTAAAATATGGAAATGACGCAAACAGTGTGATTTCAGAAGTGAAAAAAATCTCAAAACCAGGTAGACGAGTCTACAAAGGTAAAGACGATATTAAACTTTTCAAAAATGGTTATGGTACAATCGTGGTGAGCACCTCTAAAGGTGTACTTAGTAATGAAGACGCTCATAAAGCAGGACTTGGCGGCGAACTTCTTTGTAGTATTTGGTAA
- the rpmJ gene encoding 50S ribosomal protein L36: MKVRPSVKKMCDKCKVIKRKGVVRVICVNPKHKQRQG; encoded by the coding sequence ATGAAAGTACGACCTTCTGTAAAGAAGATGTGCGATAAATGCAAAGTGATCAAACGAAAAGGTGTCGTGAGAGTCATTTGCGTAAATCCAAAACATAAACAGAGACAAGGATAA
- a CDS encoding type Z 30S ribosomal protein S14: MAKKSMIAKAGRKAKFSTRAYTRCQICGRPHSVYKDFGICRICLRKMANEGLIPGLKKASW; encoded by the coding sequence ATGGCAAAAAAATCAATGATAGCAAAAGCTGGAAGAAAAGCGAAGTTTAGTACAAGAGCCTACACAAGATGTCAGATTTGTGGTCGTCCACACTCTGTGTATAAAGATTTTGGTATATGTAGAATTTGTCTAAGAAAAATGGCAAACGAAGGTCTGATTCCCGGACTTAAAAAAGCAAGCTGGTAA